The DNA sequence GTCGGCCTGCACCCGGGTCGACGCCTGGCTGAGCCGGGCACCGAGCCCCCCGGACGCCGCCGGCTTCGGACGGCGGGCCGCCTCGTCGTGCAGGGCGCCGTACCAGGTGTCGGTCATGTGCCGGACGGTCTGCAGCAGGATCGCGGCGATGGCCAGCGCCCAGCCGTTGCCCAGCCCGGCCCGCTCGACGCCGACCGCGAGGCCGGCGTAGACCAGGTATTCCTTGGCCCGGTCGGCCATCGTGTCGAGCCAGCCGCCCCACGCGCTGAAGTTGCGGGTGTAGCGGGCCAGTTGACCGTCGACGCAGTCGAGCACGAAGCCGAGGTAGAGCAGGACGGCTCCGGCGACCAGGGCGAGCCGGTTGCCGCCGAAGGCGAAGAGCGCGGCCGCACCGGCCGCGAAGACGATCGACAGTACGGTGACGCCGGTCGGGCTGAGGCCGATCCGGGCGGCGAGCCGGGTCACGTACGGCGACCAGGTGCTGACCGCGAAGGTGGTGAAGAAGTCGTCCCGCTCCTTGACCGCCAGCCGGAGTTCGGCCCGGTCGGAGTCGACCGCGGCGACCGTCCGCGCCGCCGCGTCGGCGCCCGGCTGGCTGGTCGCCCGCCGGGCCACCAGCAATCTGGCCCGGTGCGCGAGGATCATGGTCGGCCGGCTGGTGAGCCGGGTGAGCAGCCGGTCGAGCGGCGGGGCCGGGCGGCCTGACCCGGCCGGGGTGGCCTCCCGACCGGCCTCGGCCGCGGCTGCTTCGGCCAGGGCGGGCAGGTCTTCGGTGCCGACCCGCAGGACCGCGCCGAAGATGCCGATCGGGTCGCTGGCGGCGCCGTCCAGCCTGGTGATCCCCTCCAGCCCGGCCGCGACGACCTGCCCCCGGTCTTCGATCACCGTGGCCCGCGGCCCGGCGTCCGGCTCGTCGGTGAGCACGAGCGCGACACTGGCGGTGCCCGGCACGGTCGCCACGTGCCGGAGGACCGCGGTGTGCGCGACGACGTCGTCGCCGACCAGGAGCAGGGGCTCCCGCGCCGACCGGGCCAGTTCGGCGAGATGCGCCAGGCTGGTCACGGACACGACTTCACGCGCACCCGCGGCCCGGAGCTGGTCGAGCAGGTGTGTGGTGAGGCGGCGGCCGCCGGTAACGGTCAGCGGCGCCTCGTCAGTGGGTTGGGTGAGCAGGATCGCCAGCGTCACGTCCGTACCACGTTGTTGTATCCGTCAAGCGCTTCCTGGACCGTGCCGTCCACCGTGAGCAGGCCGTTGTTGAAGTAGAGGCCGCGGGTGCAGAAGCGGGTGAGGTCGTTCTCGTTGTGCGAGACCAGCACCAGCGTCCGCCCCTCGGCGAGGAGTCGCTCGATCGTGGCGTAGCACTTCTTCCGGAACTCCGCGTCACCGACCGCCAGTACCTCGTCGACCAGCAGGATCGGGTGCGGGAGCTGGGCGATGACCGAGAAGCCGAGCCGGACCTTCATCCCGGACGAGAAGTGCCGCACCGGGGTGTCGATCCCCTTCTGCACCTGCTCGCCGGCGAAGTCCAGGATCTCGTCGAACTTCTGCTTCATCGTCTTGGGGCTCAGTCCGTGCAACGAACCCACCAGGTGCACGTTTTCCCGACCGGTGAGGTCGTTGGAGAACCCGGCCGACAGTTCCAGCAGCGGCGCGACCGCCCCCCGTACGGTGATCGAGCCCTCGTCGGGGATCAGCACGCCCGCGATCAGCCGCAGCAGGGTGCTCTTACCGGTGCCGTTCTTGCCGATGATGCCGACCGCCTCGCCCGGCTGCACCGCGAAGGACACGTCACGCAGCGGCCAGAAGACGCCGGACTCGGGCGAACGGCCGCCCTTGTAGATGAACATCTCGCGCAGCCGTAGCTGCCGACGGCGGTTGCGGACGAACTCGATGCCGAGCTTGTTCGCCTCGATGATCGGCTGAACCACTACAGCTCCTTGAGAACGGCGGGCTCGAGACGGCGGAATACCCACCAGCCACCGAGGAAGACCACGAGGCTGCCGCCGACAGACGCGCTGAGCAGGAAAGCGTCGGGGAACTCGTCGGGATACCAGACCGCGTGGTGCAGCTGGAAGATTCCGACGAGCGGGTTGAGTTCATAGAGCACCTTGACCCAGGAGGGCATGTTCGACTCCTGGACCAGGGACAACGGGTAGATGATCGGCGTCGCGTAGAACAGGATCCGGGTCACCAGGCGCATGAACCGTTCCACGTCACGCATCAGCACGTTCATCGACGAGAGCAGCAGCGACAGACCGACCAGCAGGATCGCCTGGATCAGCACGGCGAGCGGCAGTGCGAGCAGGTTGAAGCCGAACTTCACACCGTCGGTGGTGATCGCGAAGAAGATCGCCAGACCGAACAGGATCGGCAGGCCGGCCAGATATTCGGCGAACCGGCCGGTCACCCGACCGATCGGGAACACCTCCCGCGGCATCCGCATCGTCGTGATCAGGCGGGCCTGCCCGGTCAGCGCGTTGGTCGCCTCGCCGATCGCCGAGTTGGTCCACATCCAGGCGAAGATGCCGGTCACCAGAAACAGCGGGTAGGAATCGGCCGCGCTGCCC is a window from the Polymorphospora rubra genome containing:
- a CDS encoding DUF5941 domain-containing protein codes for the protein MTLAILLTQPTDEAPLTVTGGRRLTTHLLDQLRAAGAREVVSVTSLAHLAELARSAREPLLLVGDDVVAHTAVLRHVATVPGTASVALVLTDEPDAGPRATVIEDRGQVVAAGLEGITRLDGAASDPIGIFGAVLRVGTEDLPALAEAAAAEAGREATPAGSGRPAPPLDRLLTRLTSRPTMILAHRARLLVARRATSQPGADAAARTVAAVDSDRAELRLAVKERDDFFTTFAVSTWSPYVTRLAARIGLSPTGVTVLSIVFAAGAAALFAFGGNRLALVAGAVLLYLGFVLDCVDGQLARYTRNFSAWGGWLDTMADRAKEYLVYAGLAVGVERAGLGNGWALAIAAILLQTVRHMTDTWYGALHDEAARRPKPAASGGLGARLSQASTRVQADAGSVSYWLKRTVVFPIGERWALIALTAALFNPLVSLIAVLVWGGLAAAYTLALRTLRSASMRVPVLSTVDAVLHRDDGLLARPLGRFTARLPLPALPAAVLAAVGALGLLGAALLGSPARWTVLPVALVVLVAALPSGRPHAGALDWLVPAALRAAEYLFVVAVGVVGDVPPPLTFALLFALAMHHYDLTARLEKRAAAPPLHTLNLGWDGRVVVLAAGTALGAAATVVGTLAGLLFLIFVLSAVIGWTSTGNRRGGTRGGDIDAIPALATAGRATQERSR
- a CDS encoding ABC transporter permease; translation: MTSSVHAVWSSRNALRLLVRRDLAVKYQQSFLGYLWSLIEPLGMGAIYWFVFGLLYGTDTNRHLGSAADSYPLFLVTGIFAWMWTNSAIGEATNALTGQARLITTMRMPREVFPIGRVTGRFAEYLAGLPILFGLAIFFAITTDGVKFGFNLLALPLAVLIQAILLVGLSLLLSSMNVLMRDVERFMRLVTRILFYATPIIYPLSLVQESNMPSWVKVLYELNPLVGIFQLHHAVWYPDEFPDAFLLSASVGGSLVVFLGGWWVFRRLEPAVLKEL